The genomic interval CAGCTCGCCGAGGCGCGGCGCCTTCAGTCGCAGACCGCCCAGCTCCAGCAGGAGGCCCAGCGCCGCCAGGAGGAGATGGACCGGCTCGCCCAGGCCCAGCGCCAGCAGAGCGAGGCGTCCGCCCAGTCCCAACGCCTGGCCCAGGTGGAGCAGGAGCTGGAGGCGGAGCGGCGCGCGCGCGCCGAGGCCGAGGCCCGCGCCAACCAGGAGCGCGAGGCCCGGGCCCAGGCCGAGGCCCAGGCCGCCACGGCCCTGGAGAACCTCGCGCGCCAGGGCGAGGTGAAGGTGAGCGAGGACGCGCGCGGCACGGTGCTGACGCTCTCGGGCAGCGTGCTGTTCGCCTCGGGGGCCACGGACCTGCTGCCCTCCGCGCGAGACAGGCTCGTCGAGGTGGCCGAGGCCCTGAAGCCCACCGGCAACACCCTCACCATCGAGGGCCACACGGATGCCCAGGGCTCGGACCACACCAATGAGATGCTGTCCCTGCGCCGCGCGGAGCGCGTCCGGGACTTCCTCGTCACGCAGGGCGTGCCCGCCGGGCGCGTCGAGGTGCGCGGCATGGGCGAGTACCGCCCGGTGGCCAGCAACGGCACCGCCGAGGGGCGCGCCAACAACCGCCGCGTGGAAATCATCCTCCAGCGCGACGAGCCCACCGGCATCGGCGGCAGCGGTCCGGGGGTGCCGCGCTGACCCCCCACTTTCCGACATAAGCGGAAAATCACGCTATCTCCCGAATTCTCTTTTAAGTTAATCTCCGGGACATGGGTACGAATCGTCTCGTCCTGGAGGGGCCCCGGGGCGTCTCCCGCTCCGGCCCGGCCCATGAGTTCGGTCCGGTGGTGCTGGACACCGAGCGGCTGCGGCTCGTGATGCTGCCGCCGGATGCCGCCGGACGTGTGCTGGCCTACCACCAGGTGAACGAGAAGCACCTGGGCCCTGTCTCGCCCGCGCGCCCGCCCACGTTCTTCACGCTGATGTATTGGCGGACGCGGCTGGCGCAGGACCGGGAGGACTTCCGCAACGACATGGCGCTGCGGCTCTACCTGCTGCCGAAGGACGCGCCGGCGTCCACCGCCCCGGTGGTGGGCACGGTGAGCTTCACGAGCATCCGCCGCGGCCCCCTCCAGAACTGCGAGCTGGGGTACGGGCTGGACTTCCGGTACGAGGGCAAGGGGCTGATGACCGAGGCGCTCCGGGCCGCGTGCGCCTACGCCTTCGAGGCCCTGGGCCTGCACCGCATCCAGGCCACCCACCTGCCCGAGAACCTGCGCAGCGCGGCGGTGCTGCGCAGGCTGGGGTTCGCGGTGGACGGCTACGCGCGGGACTACCTGTTCATCAACGGGCGCTGGAGGGACCACATCCTCACCTCGCTCGTGGCCCCGCCCTCCACCGCCCTGGAGCCCTGAGCTTTCAGCGGGCGCGCTGGGTCATCTCGAAGAGCGCGCGCGCCTGCGGCCCCAGGAAGCCGTCGAACCCGGCCGCGCGCTGGGCGATCTCGAAGTAGGCGTAGGGCCAGGCGCGCGTGCCGCCCTCCTGGAGCGCCACGCCCAGCGGCGCCGCGTGGGTGGCGGTCTGCCGCAGCACCCCGCCCCGCTCCCCCTCGATGGCCGCCTTCATCGGCACGCCCGCCTCCCGCATGCGCTGCTGCCACGCCTCCACGTCCTCCACCGAGCCGGTGAAGTGGTTCACCTTGCGGCCGAACGCCAGCAGCCAGGCGCCGTACTGGGACTCCTTCTCCAGCTCCAGCAGCGCGGCCTCCCGGGGCGGCGGCGGCGCCTCG from Stigmatella aurantiaca carries:
- a CDS encoding GNAT family N-acetyltransferase; translation: MGTNRLVLEGPRGVSRSGPAHEFGPVVLDTERLRLVMLPPDAAGRVLAYHQVNEKHLGPVSPARPPTFFTLMYWRTRLAQDREDFRNDMALRLYLLPKDAPASTAPVVGTVSFTSIRRGPLQNCELGYGLDFRYEGKGLMTEALRAACAYAFEALGLHRIQATHLPENLRSAAVLRRLGFAVDGYARDYLFINGRWRDHILTSLVAPPSTALEP
- a CDS encoding OmpA/MotB family protein is translated as MQRWKRWVWGCAGAAGLMSGCMAHGPPPRELVDARTAYQRVSVNPTVRQQSAEPLTEAYHALLAAEREYDRSKDSAKTRSLAYVALRKAQLAETQASIAVAQHQRTVAAQALRQTQEAQRRQSQAQLDAAQQQLLEARRLRDEAAQLAEARRLQSQTAQLQQEAQRRQEEMDRLAQAQRQQSEASAQSQRLAQVEQELEAERRARAEAEARANQEREARAQAEAQAATALENLARQGEVKVSEDARGTVLTLSGSVLFASGATDLLPSARDRLVEVAEALKPTGNTLTIEGHTDAQGSDHTNEMLSLRRAERVRDFLVTQGVPAGRVEVRGMGEYRPVASNGTAEGRANNRRVEIILQRDEPTGIGGSGPGVPR